Proteins found in one Anabas testudineus chromosome 1, fAnaTes1.2, whole genome shotgun sequence genomic segment:
- the LOC113161620 gene encoding wiskott-Aldrich syndrome protein family member 3-like, which translates to MPLVKRIIEPRYLCRGALPDGVASELECVTNSTLAAVIKQLGGLSRHAEDIFGELFTEANSFYLRMNSLQERVDLLAVKVTQLDSTVEEVSLQDINMRKAFRSSAVQDQQVVSRSSILNPVLEMYQHCDKPPPLNILTPYRDDKKDGLKFYTDPSYFFNLWKEKMLQATENKRKEKRRQKEQKHVEESSGREVKKVRKARNRRQEWNLMAYDKELRPDARVTPSPYHTSDDSMSPDRSGMSDDPSFPSSPHHRDSHDGKDHITMVTSGSGQTQSLDRALRPAGTSSVVATATARQHSLGRNQPHHHHHHHPAAGSTNQNGARSCATKEANDHQIPPAPPPPPPPLMPSSGQMAFSNSSTHAAAMATPLHPAAAPGSQGGATALSRPYSPSPPPPPPANYVPSPSRPAGQTPPMAIAAPPLPPMMESRKLPGGPNVPMNDARSDLLAAIRRGIQLRKVQEQREQEEAKKREPTGNDVATILSRRIAVEYSESEEESEPEDQEWSD; encoded by the exons ATGCCGTTGGTGAAGCGGATTATAGAGCCCAGATATTTGTGTCGTGGTGCTCTGCCTGATGGGGTCGCTAGCGAGCTGGAGTGTGTCACCAACAGCACGCTGGCTGCTGTCATCAAACAGCTTGGAGGACTCA GTCGTCATGCTGAGGACATCTTTGGGGAGTTGTTCACTGAGGCCAACAGTTTCTACCTGAGGATGAACAGCCTGCAGGAGAGGGTGGACCTGCTGGCAGTGAAGGtcacacagctggactccaccGTGGAGGAAG TATCTCTGCAGGACATCAACATGAGAAAAGCTTTCAGGAGCAGTGCTGTCCAGGACCAGCAGGTGGTGTCACGGAGCTCCATCCTCAACCCAGTGCTGGAGATGTACCAACACTGCGACAAACCCCCACCTCTCAACATCCTGACCCCATACAG gGACGATAAGAAGGACGGTCTGAAGTTCTACACTGACCCGTCTTATTTCTTCAATCTGTGGAAGGAAAAGATGCTGCAGGCCACAGAGAACAAACGCAAAGAGAAGAGACGCCAAAAG GAGCAGAAGCATGTGGAGGAGTCTTCAGGAcgggaggtgaagaag gTTCGGAAAGCTCGTAACAGGCGACAGGAGTGGAACCTGATGGCCTACGACAAGGAGCTTCGGCCAGATGCTCGAGTAACACCATCACCTTACCACACCTCCGATGACTCAATGTCACCTGACAG GTCAGGGATGTCAGATGACCCCTCCTTCCCTTCCAGCCCCCATCACCGTGATAGCCATGACGGGAAGGATCACATTACCATGGTGACCAGCGGAAGCGGTCAGACTCAGTCATTGGACCGTGCCCTTAGGCCTGCTGGGACATCCTCTGTGGTTGCCACAGCAACAGCGCGGCAGCACTCGCTGGGTCGCAACCAgccacatcatcatcaccaccaccaccccgcCGCTGGCTCAACCAATCAGAATGGAGCACGGAGCTGCGCCACTAAGGAGGCCAA TGATCATCAGATCCCTCCGGCCCCTCCGccgccaccaccacctctcATGCCATCATCAGGACAGATGGCATTCTCCAACAGTTCCACCCACGCCGCTGCCATGGCAACCCCGCTGCACCCAGCAGCTGCTCCTGGTAGCCAAG GTGGCGCTACTGCACTCTCTCGCCCCTACAGCCcctcccctccacccccccccccagctaACTATGTCCCCTCCCCCTCACGTCCTGCGGGCCAGACCCCACCCATGGCCATTGCCGCGCCCCCATTGCCCCCAATGATGGAGAGCAGGAAGCTTCCTGGTGGACCAAACGTGCCAATGAACGACGCCCGCAGCGACCTGCTGGCTGCCATACGCAGAG GGATCCAGCTGAGGAAGGTTCAAGAGCAGCGTGAGCAGGAGGAGGCTAAGAAACGAGAACCCACAGGAAACGACGTTGCCACTATTTTGTCACGCCGCATTGCTGTTGAATACAGCGAATCAGAGGAGGAGTCCGAGCCTGAGGACCAGGAGTGGTCAGACTGA
- the zgc:110222 gene encoding ASCH domain-containing protein, whose protein sequence is MSVQVWCLSFRQPYAGLVLDGVKTVETRWRPLLAPLENQTLAVHIARRDWEGEEWRAVLSGPLGMSQTQIQELLESGERFGRGVVAGLVDLGRTTLCPSSLSGVELQHLERSAILIGLQEKHLTHLSNPRWLKEPLSARGGRDLWSVEIPAQLLP, encoded by the exons ATGTCGGTCCAGGTGTGGTGCCTGTCGTTCCGGCAGCCGTACGCTGGTCTGGTTCTGGACGGGGTGAAAACAGTAGAGACCCGCTGGAGACCCCTTCTGGCCCCATTGGAGAACCAGACCCTGGCGGTCCACATTGCTCGGCGGGACTGGGAAGGGGAAGAGTGGAGGGCGGTGCTGAGCGGTCCGCTGGGGATGAGCCAGACTCAGATCCAAGAGCTTCTGGAGTCTGGGGAGCGTTTTGGCCGTGGCGTGGTGGCAG GGTTGGTGGACCTGGGCAGGACCACACTGTGTCCTTCCTCCCTGTCGGGGGTGGAGTTACAGCACCTGGAGCGTTCGGCTATTCTGATTGGTCTGCAAGAGAAACACCTGACTCACCTGTCCAACCCGCGTTGGCTGAAGGAGCCACTGAGCGCCCGCGGGGGTCGTGACCTCTGGAGTGTAGAGATTCCTGCCCAGCTGTTACCATGA